One segment of Anopheles stephensi strain Indian chromosome 3, UCI_ANSTEP_V1.0, whole genome shotgun sequence DNA contains the following:
- the LOC118512958 gene encoding DNA methyltransferase 1-associated protein 1, whose protein sequence is MADVRDILELERPVTPELTKEALLNSKKRTVERKIVAKRPEGMHREVFALLYNDNKDAPPLLPTDTVSGYKKTKARLGMKKVRHWEWAPFINPARTDGAVFHHWKRVSDEQREYPFAKLNKQLDIPTYTLNEYNAHLKTTKWTKQQTDHLFDLAKRFDVRFIVMCDRWERANYGIKSVEDLKERYYEVVGILNKVRNSNGQGGAEKKVYVFDAEHERRRKEQLKKLFDRTPKQVEEEQQLLNELKKIEARKKERERKTQDLQKLISQADQQQTEHHQKEQQQHHHPHQAHGHQNTSHKKQDKKLNKKKIQQQPRTSKVDSVVSAVESAGIKFTDLRGTGVSLRSQKMKLPANVGQKKAKALEQALQEFKVDPNPPPIEEICVAFNELRSDMVLLCELRTALATCNFELESLKHQYEALCPGKTLNIPAALVNPPADDSAGGMDGADAGAMM, encoded by the exons ATGGCTGATGTGCGTGATATTCTTGAGCTGGAGCGTCCAGTAACGCCAGAGCTGACGAAAGAAGCGTTGCTAAACTCCAAGAAACGGACTGTGGAAAG GAAAATCGTAGCCAAACGGCCGGAGGGCATGCACCGAGAGGTGTTCGCCCTGCTGTACAACGATAACAAGGATGCACCGCCACTTCTTCCCACGGACACAGTGTCCGGGTACAAAAAGACGAAGGCCCGGCTGGGCATGAAAAAGGTCCGGCATTGGGAGTGGGCACCGTTTATCAATCCGGCACGCACCGATGGGGCCGTCTTTCATCACTGGAAGCGCGTGTCGGACGAGCAGCGAGAGTACCCATTTGCGAAGCTGAACAAACAGCTCGACATTCCTACGTACACGCTGAACGAGTACAATGCGCATTTAAAGACGACCAAGTGGACCAAACAGCAGACGGACCATTTGTTCGATTTGGCCAAACGATTCGACGTGCGGTTTATCGTCATGTGCGACCGTTGGGAACGGGCAAACTATGGCATTAAATCGGTGGAAGATCTCAAGGAACGTTACTACGAGGTGGTGGGCATACTGAACAAGGTGCGCAACAGCAACGGGCAGGGCGGTGCGGAGAAGAAAGTGTACGTCTTCGATGCGGAACACGAACGGCGCCGGAAGGAGCAGCTGAAGAAGCTGTTCGACCGCACACCGAAGCAGGTCGAGGAAGAACAGCAGTTGCTGAACGAGCTGAAAAAGATCGAAGCACGCAAGAAGGAACGCGAGCGAAAGACGCAAGACCTGCAGAAGCTGATCTCGCAGGCTGACCAGCAGCAGACGGAACACCATCAGAaggagcaacagcaacaccaccatccACACCAGGCGCACGGCCATCAGAACACATCGCACAAAAAGCAGGACAAGAAGCTGAACAAGAAAAAGATCCAACAGCAGCCACGCACATCCAAGGTGGACTCGGTGGTCAGTGCGGTTGAGAGTGCCGGCATTAAGTTTACGGATCTGCGCGGTACGGGCGTGTCGCTGAGGTCGCAGAAGATGAAACTGCCGGCCAACGTGGGCCAGAAGAAAGCCAAAGCGCTCGAGCAGGCTCTGCAGGAGTTTAAGGTCGATCCGAACCCACCGCCAATCGAGGAGATTTGTGTAGCGTTCAATGAGCTACGGTCCGATATGGTGCTGCTGTGCGAGCTGCGCACAGCGTTGGCTACGTGCAACTTTGAGCTGGAGAGCTTGAAGCATCAGTACGAAGCACTTTGCCCGGGCAAGACGCTCAATATTCCGGCGGCACTGGTCAACCCACCAGCGGACGATTCGGCGGGAGGAATGGACGGAGCGGATGCTGGAGCGATGATGTAA